A stretch of the Streptomyces venezuelae genome encodes the following:
- a CDS encoding helix-turn-helix domain-containing protein, producing MHIKTRQASRFTVIGNHLAQHRQLSLVAIALAVHIQSLPSGTRIGVKRLAERFPESEARIAAGLRELEEHGYLARPRERLPSGQVITRMVSFNQPGALHSPEAPTPPPDPEPEPQPEPEPAPEPQLEPEPGPEPEQEPEPAPDPEPEPEPAPDPEPEPEPEPAAPDPEPEPEPEPAPEPAPTPIPTPRNADNPPRRRLAEELLSELRRTDPRLLLSRRDVQRLAPGVEAWLELGAHHQAITQALSVNLPHPCSTRAD from the coding sequence GTGCACATCAAGACACGGCAGGCCAGCCGCTTCACCGTGATCGGCAACCACCTCGCCCAGCACCGGCAGCTGTCGCTCGTCGCGATCGCCCTCGCGGTGCACATCCAGTCCCTGCCCAGCGGGACCAGGATCGGCGTGAAACGGCTGGCCGAGCGGTTCCCGGAGAGCGAGGCCCGGATCGCCGCGGGGCTGCGCGAGCTGGAGGAGCACGGCTATCTGGCCCGGCCGCGGGAGCGCCTGCCCAGCGGGCAGGTCATCACCCGAATGGTGTCCTTCAACCAGCCCGGAGCGCTTCACTCCCCCGAGGCCCCCACCCCGCCACCGGACCCCGAGCCGGAGCCGCAACCCGAGCCGGAGCCTGCCCCAGAGCCGCAGCTCGAGCCCGAGCCTGGCCCAGAGCCGGAGCAGGAGCCGGAGCCCGCCCCAGACCCGGAACCCGAGCCCGAGCCCGCCCCAGACCCGGAACCCGAGCCGGAACCCGAGCCCGCCGCTCCGGACCCAGAACCAGAACCAGAACCCGAGCCCGCCCCGGAACCCGCCCCCACCCCCATCCCCACCCCCCGCAACGCCGACAACCCACCCCGCCGCCGGCTCGCCGAGGAACTGCTCTCCGAGCTCCGCCGTACCGATCCACGGCTGCTGCTCAGCAGGCGCGACGTACAGAGACTCGCGCCCGGGGTCGAAGCCTGGCTCGAGCTCGGGGCGCACCATCAGGCGATCACGCAGGCCCTTTCCGTCAACCTCCCCCACCCCTGCTCAACCCGGGCGGACTGA
- a CDS encoding Uma2 family endonuclease produces the protein MTIAPDDSRQGSRQYQAMREAVDQMREGLPGKFEITKEGIVHDLLSPGRPHELTTGLVSRRLEKVMPDGVWAYSGTPDVEDAPEGIKRHPDVMVISREDMEGEGSFDPRTLIAAIEVVSRSNPDNDWVGKVRDYPLIGIPVYAVFDPRTGTGAVFSDIHQTPAGPRYATRKDFVYGEDVTIADWTISTSDLPRYQ, from the coding sequence ATGACGATCGCACCGGACGACTCTCGGCAGGGGAGCCGCCAGTACCAGGCGATGCGCGAGGCGGTCGACCAGATGCGGGAGGGGCTCCCCGGAAAGTTCGAGATCACCAAAGAGGGGATCGTGCACGACTTGCTGTCCCCCGGCCGGCCTCACGAGCTGACCACCGGTCTGGTCAGCCGACGGCTGGAGAAGGTCATGCCGGACGGGGTGTGGGCGTACTCGGGAACGCCCGACGTGGAGGACGCTCCCGAAGGGATCAAGCGCCACCCCGACGTCATGGTGATCTCGCGCGAGGACATGGAGGGCGAGGGCTCCTTCGACCCCCGCACGCTGATCGCGGCAATCGAGGTCGTCTCCCGCTCCAACCCCGACAACGACTGGGTGGGCAAGGTCCGGGACTATCCGCTCATCGGCATTCCCGTATACGCGGTGTTCGACCCGCGCACCGGCACGGGTGCCGTCTTCTCCGACATCCACCAGACCCCGGCCGGCCCCCGGTACGCGACGCGCAAGGACTTCGTGTACGGCGAAGACGTCACGATCGCCGACTGGACGATCTCGACCAGCGACCTCCCCCGGTACCAGTGA
- the tuf gene encoding elongation factor Tu, with amino-acid sequence MAKAKFERTKPHVNIGTIGHIDHGKTTLTAAITKVLHDAYPDLNEASAFDQIDKAPEERQRGITISIAHVEYQTEARHYAHVDCPGHADYIKNMITGAAQMDGAILVVAATDGPMPQTKEHVLLARQVGVPSIVVALNKADMVDDEEILELVELEVRELLSEYDFPGDDVPVVQVSALKALEGDKEWGEKLLGLMSAVDDFIPTPPRDTDKPFLMPVEDVFTITGRGTVVTGRIERGVLKVNETVDIIGIKEEKTTTTVTGIEMFRKLLDEGQAGENVGLLLRGIKREDVERGQVIIKPGSVTPHTEFEAQAYILSKDEGGRHTPFFNNYRPQFYFRTTDVTGVVTLPEGTEMVMPGDNTEMTVALIQPVAMEEGLKFAIREGGRTVGAGQVTKITK; translated from the coding sequence GTGGCGAAGGCGAAGTTCGAGCGGACTAAGCCGCACGTCAACATCGGCACCATCGGTCACATTGACCACGGTAAGACGACCCTTACGGCCGCCATTACCAAGGTGCTGCACGACGCGTACCCCGACCTGAACGAGGCCTCGGCCTTTGACCAGATCGACAAGGCTCCTGAGGAGCGCCAGCGCGGTATCACGATCTCGATCGCGCACGTCGAGTACCAGACCGAGGCGCGTCACTACGCCCACGTCGACTGCCCGGGTCACGCGGACTACATCAAGAACATGATCACCGGTGCCGCGCAGATGGACGGCGCGATCCTCGTGGTCGCCGCCACCGACGGCCCGATGCCGCAGACCAAGGAGCACGTGCTCCTGGCCCGCCAGGTCGGCGTCCCCTCCATCGTTGTCGCCCTGAACAAGGCCGACATGGTGGACGACGAGGAGATCCTGGAGCTCGTCGAGCTCGAGGTCCGTGAGCTCCTCTCCGAGTACGACTTCCCGGGCGACGACGTCCCGGTCGTCCAGGTCTCGGCGCTCAAGGCCCTCGAGGGTGACAAGGAGTGGGGCGAGAAGCTCCTCGGCCTCATGTCGGCCGTGGATGACTTCATCCCGACCCCCCCGCGTGACACCGACAAGCCCTTCCTGATGCCGGTCGAGGACGTCTTCACGATCACCGGTCGCGGTACGGTCGTCACCGGCCGTATCGAGCGTGGTGTCCTGAAGGTCAACGAGACCGTCGACATCATCGGTATCAAGGAAGAGAAGACCACCACCACGGTCACCGGTATCGAGATGTTCCGCAAGCTGCTCGACGAGGGCCAGGCCGGTGAGAACGTCGGTCTGCTCCTCCGTGGCATCAAGCGCGAGGACGTCGAGCGCGGCCAGGTCATCATCAAGCCCGGTTCGGTTACCCCGCACACCGAGTTTGAGGCCCAGGCCTACATCCTGTCGAAGGACGAGGGTGGCCGTCACACCCCGTTCTTCAACAACTACCGCCCGCAGTTCTACTTCCGTACCACGGACGTGACCGGCGTCGTGACCCTCCCCGAGGGCACCGAGATGGTCATGCCGGGCGACAACACCGAGATGACGGTCGCGCTGATCCAGCCGGTCGCCATGGAGGAGGGCCTGAAGTTCGCCATCCGTGAGGGTGGCCGGACCGTCGGCGCCGGCCAGGTCACCAAGATCACGAAGTAA